In Thioalkalivibrio paradoxus ARh 1, the following are encoded in one genomic region:
- the mnhG gene encoding monovalent cation/H(+) antiporter subunit G: protein MILVELLRAILLIAGVGFFLVGTVGILRFPDVYTRVHALTKADNLGLGLIVFGLLLGADSLPVALKLLLIWGLALVASATAGYLVARAARRRGVRPWKAQHREDA from the coding sequence ATGATCCTGGTCGAACTGCTGCGGGCGATCCTGCTGATCGCGGGCGTGGGTTTCTTCCTGGTCGGCACCGTCGGCATCCTGCGCTTTCCCGACGTCTACACGCGCGTGCATGCGCTCACGAAGGCCGACAACCTCGGCCTCGGCCTGATCGTGTTCGGGCTGCTGCTGGGCGCGGACTCGCTGCCGGTGGCACTCAAGCTGCTGCTGATCTGGGGCCTGGCGCTGGTCGCCAGCGCCACCGCCGGCTACCTTGTGGCGCGCGCGGCACGCCGGCGCGGCGTTCGGCCGTGGAAGGCACAACACCGGGAGGACGCCTGA
- a CDS encoding monovalent cation/H+ antiporter complex subunit F, producing MTWLLETVAILLLLTLVLGLVRIWRGPTIADRMLAAQLFGTTGVGLLLVLAELQDDPALRDVALVLALLAVMAVLAFVARVWRKGSEHDPEDRR from the coding sequence ATGACCTGGCTGCTGGAAACGGTTGCCATCCTGCTGCTGCTGACGCTGGTGCTGGGGCTGGTGCGCATCTGGCGCGGCCCGACGATCGCCGACCGCATGCTCGCCGCGCAGCTCTTCGGCACCACCGGCGTCGGACTGCTGCTGGTGCTCGCTGAACTGCAGGACGACCCTGCGCTGCGCGACGTCGCGCTGGTCCTGGCGCTGCTGGCCGTGATGGCCGTGCTGGCCTTCGTCGCCCGTGTCTGGCGCAAGGGCTCGGAACACGACCCGGAGGATCGGCGATGA
- a CDS encoding Na+/H+ antiporter subunit E has protein sequence MAEHSQGVGRLSRINAFLLRVGLLLAIWWILTGSGSDWWFGVPLALAAAALSLWLTPPARYRMRVLRFPGFAAFFLWQSLLAGWDVARRTLDPKLPLQPEILHLPLALPAGAPTWWLMLTISLLPGTLSVRLHQQRVLEVHCLDSRLDVAGSVRETECQIARLYGLGLDTLERLDPR, from the coding sequence ATGGCCGAGCACAGCCAAGGGGTGGGCCGCCTCAGCCGGATCAACGCCTTCCTGTTGCGCGTCGGCCTCCTGCTGGCGATCTGGTGGATCCTGACAGGCAGCGGCAGCGACTGGTGGTTCGGCGTCCCGCTGGCGCTCGCCGCCGCCGCTCTGAGCCTCTGGCTCACCCCGCCCGCGAGATACCGGATGCGGGTGCTGCGTTTCCCCGGTTTCGCGGCATTCTTCCTGTGGCAGTCGCTGCTTGCCGGCTGGGATGTCGCCCGCCGGACCCTGGACCCGAAGCTTCCGTTGCAGCCCGAGATCCTGCACTTGCCGCTGGCGCTGCCCGCGGGCGCACCGACCTGGTGGCTGATGCTCACCATCAGCCTGTTGCCTGGAACGCTCAGCGTGCGTCTGCATCAGCAGCGCGTGCTGGAGGTCCACTGTCTCGATTCCCGGCTCGATGTCGCCGGCAGCGTGCGCGAGACCGAATGCCAGATCGCGCGCCTGTACGGCCTCGGCTTGGACACACTGGAACGCCTGGATCCGCGATGA
- the hemG gene encoding protoporphyrinogen oxidase produces MRTAIIGAGISGLTTAFYLLRQRPDREVHVFDAAAIPGGTMRTVTLDGFHFEAGGNGFLTNKPDSMQLASDAGAQDLLMPSSDLARKRYIFTDRLHRLPESPGLFLRSKLIGFGAKLRVAGEIFVPPRRRGGEETLQEFGYRRVGKGFTDVFLDAMTAGIYATTPDRVSVNAAFPLVVRLEQEHGGLFRGMLARRKKQAGPGGILMSFKGGVGTFVEHLRSQTPAQWHLGVPVTEVVRATSGYRVRAGDFEEGFDQVVVSTPSHVAAAVLRRLDPDLSAGLAAIEYSPVAVVGFGWKELGHPLDGFGLLTTTRAGLPVLGVLWDSSIFPDRAPDGAKSVRVMIGGQRNPELVDQDDAGLIATARDGLRLTMGVDREPDVTFVQRWTRGIPSYRIGHIAAVDALFQQLDRYPGLHLGGNAYRGIAMNDCVRNGRELAERLAAAE; encoded by the coding sequence ATGCGTACTGCGATCATCGGCGCCGGCATCAGCGGCCTGACCACGGCCTTCTACCTCCTTCGGCAGCGGCCGGACCGGGAGGTCCATGTGTTCGATGCGGCAGCGATCCCGGGCGGAACGATGCGCACGGTCACGCTGGACGGGTTTCACTTCGAGGCCGGCGGCAACGGCTTTCTGACCAACAAGCCCGACAGCATGCAACTGGCCAGCGACGCCGGGGCGCAGGATCTGCTGATGCCGAGTTCCGACCTGGCCCGCAAGCGCTACATCTTCACCGATCGGCTGCACCGGCTGCCGGAATCCCCGGGGCTGTTCCTGCGCTCGAAACTGATCGGATTCGGCGCCAAGCTCCGCGTGGCCGGCGAGATCTTCGTGCCGCCCCGGCGCCGCGGCGGCGAGGAGACCCTGCAGGAATTCGGCTATCGGCGCGTGGGCAAGGGCTTCACCGACGTGTTCCTGGATGCGATGACCGCCGGCATCTACGCGACCACCCCGGATCGCGTTTCGGTCAACGCGGCCTTCCCGCTGGTCGTGCGCCTCGAACAGGAACACGGTGGACTGTTCCGCGGCATGCTGGCGCGGCGCAAGAAGCAGGCCGGCCCCGGGGGAATCCTGATGAGCTTCAAGGGCGGGGTCGGGACGTTCGTCGAGCACCTGCGGTCGCAGACTCCAGCGCAGTGGCACCTCGGCGTGCCGGTGACCGAGGTCGTGCGCGCGACCTCCGGCTATCGGGTGCGTGCCGGCGACTTCGAGGAAGGCTTCGACCAGGTCGTGGTGAGCACTCCGTCGCACGTGGCTGCCGCGGTTCTGCGGCGGCTGGATCCCGATCTTTCCGCCGGCCTCGCCGCGATCGAGTATTCGCCGGTGGCGGTCGTCGGTTTCGGCTGGAAGGAGCTCGGCCACCCGCTCGACGGATTCGGCCTGTTGACGACCACCCGAGCGGGACTGCCAGTGCTTGGAGTGCTCTGGGACAGCAGCATCTTCCCGGACCGTGCCCCCGACGGGGCCAAGAGCGTGCGCGTGATGATCGGCGGCCAGCGCAATCCGGAACTGGTGGACCAGGACGACGCGGGTCTGATCGCGACCGCGCGGGACGGGCTGCGCCTGACGATGGGCGTTGACCGTGAGCCGGACGTGACCTTCGTGCAGCGCTGGACCCGCGGCATCCCCTCCTACCGGATCGGCCACATCGCGGCGGTGGACGCGCTGTTCCAGCAGCTCGACCGCTATCCCGGGCTGCATCTGGGCGGCAACGCCTACCGCGGGATCGCGATGAACGACTGCGTACGCAATGGCCGCGAACTCGCCGAGCGTCTCGCTGCTGCCGAATAG